In the genome of Vicia villosa cultivar HV-30 ecotype Madison, WI linkage group LG7, Vvil1.0, whole genome shotgun sequence, one region contains:
- the LOC131620101 gene encoding uncharacterized protein LOC131620101 — MQKATSNIEMLRMQALSILCTPRPFHYFSCLAPIQDKVDPCCGTKDEISDGGSFNFDEFTFIQDNLDPYCSTKNQINGDNFLDFEFFAPVQDKYESHCRTNLQIQKNDEENNEEREFSFACTDVQGMHIFADDIFENGKMRTLIPNFDQSLQFFPTTNNNASHLQPPLKKIFINNSISPQSILDCISKETQNELLQNMTMKASSECYEKSNSTGPTSLWRFRQNLDLGSNIDNKDSFVILNPSVPKTSIKPKVENIIVKNRKGEQPKNTLTAFEKLYVTNKARKGNNKRRSFLPYKHQLFGFFTNIHGLSRNLHPF; from the coding sequence ATGCAGAAAGCAACCTCAAATATAGAGATGTTAAGGATGCAAGCACTATCAATTCTTTGTACACCTCGCCCTTTCCATTATTTTTCTTGCTTAGCTCCCATTCAAGATAAAGTTGATCCATGTTGTGGCACAAAGGACGAAATAAGTGACGGCGgttcttttaattttgatgaatttaCTTTCATTCAAGATAACCTTGATCCATATTGTAGCACAAAAAACCAAATTAACGGCgacaattttttagattttgaattCTTTGCCCCCGTTCAAGATAAATATGAATCACATTGTAGAACCAATCtacaaattcaaaaaaatgatgaagaaaataatGAAGAACGAGAATTTAGTTTTGCATGCACAGATGTCCAAGGAATGCATATATTTGCCGATGACATATTTGAAAATGGAAAAATGCGAACATTAATCCCTAATTTTGACCAATCTCTTCAATTCTTCCCTACCACAAATAACAATGCTTCACATCTTCAACCTCCGTTAAAGAAAATTTTCATCAATAATTCCATAAGTCCACAATCAATATTGGATTGTATTTCCAAAGAAACTCAAAATGAGTTATTGCAAAATATGACAATGAAGGCTTCAAGTGAGTGTTATGAAAAAAGCAACTCCACAGGGCCAACAAGTCTTTGGAGATTTAGACAAAATTTGGACCTTGGAAGTAACATTGACAATAAGGATTCTTTTGTTATATTGAATCCTTCGGTACCAAAAACGTCAATCAAGCCCAAAGTAGAAAACATCATTGTTAAAAATAGGAAGGGAGAACAACCCAAAAACACATTAACGGCTTTTGAGAAGCTTTATGTGACAAATAAAGCGAGAAAAGGGAACAATAAACGAAGATCGTTTTTGCCATACAAACACCAACTATTCGGATTCTTTACCAACATACACGGATTGAGTAGGAACCTGCACCCCTTTTGA